The genomic window CTTTGGATTTTTAACGTTCGCAAAAGTGGCCGCCGAGACGGGATGCGAACGTTAAAATCGGACCACTAGCGCGACAAAAAAGCGGAACATGACTGCGTTTTCCAGAGCTCGGTTGCCTTCGCCCTCGGGCGGCTCGGGATTAGTCATCGCCAAGACCTAAGATGATGGCGGATAAAGGTGCACATCGCCGCAGTAGTCGATGACTCTGTAATAATCGCTCTGCTCCACCTGATCAGCCGACAGGTATTGCGGGCCAATCGGCGCCTTGCCGTAGCCGCCTGGAATATCGAGGACGTAATCTGGCTGACACAGACCTGACACACGGCCACGCAAGGCGCGCATCAATTCCTGCCCCGCCTTCAACGTTGTGCGAAGATGGGCAGTGCCTGGCGCAAGATCGCCATGATGCAGATAATACGGCTTGATCCGACATTCCACGAAACCGCGCATCAAT from Nitrobacteraceae bacterium AZCC 1564 includes these protein-coding regions:
- a CDS encoding hypothetical protein (product_source=Hypo-rule applied); translation: MTNPEPPEGEGNRALENAVMFRFFVALVVRF